In Kiritimatiellia bacterium, one genomic interval encodes:
- the purN gene encoding phosphoribosylglycinamide formyltransferase → MSVTSEKINLGVLGSGQGTNFQAIAKAIQAGQVNARIVCVLSNVPGAPILERARALNMPAEYVDPAPFKTKLDGEAELKVIERLRHYGVELVVLAGFMMIIKQKLLQAYPRRIINIHPSLLPAFPGLEAWKQALDAGVKTTGCTVHYVDKGMDTGPVILQRTVAVKADDTPETLLARIHEQEYIAYPAALQTAVKRLRG, encoded by the coding sequence ATGAGCGTAACGAGCGAAAAAATCAACCTGGGCGTGCTGGGCTCGGGCCAGGGAACGAACTTTCAGGCGATCGCAAAAGCGATTCAGGCCGGCCAGGTGAACGCGCGCATCGTCTGCGTGCTGTCAAATGTTCCCGGCGCCCCCATCCTGGAACGGGCGCGCGCCTTGAACATGCCGGCAGAATACGTTGACCCCGCGCCGTTCAAGACCAAGCTGGATGGCGAAGCCGAACTGAAAGTTATTGAGCGCCTGCGGCATTACGGCGTTGAGCTGGTTGTGCTGGCGGGATTCATGATGATTATAAAGCAAAAACTGCTCCAGGCTTATCCGCGGCGGATCATCAATATTCACCCCTCGCTCCTGCCGGCCTTCCCGGGGCTGGAAGCATGGAAACAAGCGCTGGACGCGGGCGTAAAAACAACGGGCTGCACCGTGCATTACGTTGACAAGGGCATGGATACCGGGCCGGTCATACTGCAGAGAACCGTTGCGGTGAAAGCGGACGACACGCCGGAAACGCTGCTCGCGCGCATCCACGAACAGGAATACATCGCCTATCCCGCCGCGCTGCAAACGGCCGTCAAAAGGCTCCGCGGTTAA
- the hisG gene encoding ATP phosphoribosyltransferase, giving the protein MKKKQETNKNNRKIVLGLPKGSLQDATCYLLKKAGFTVTIGQRSYVPAINDPEIAARLIRAQEISRYVEQGVLDCGITGYDWIVENGSDIVEITDLIYAKGGLRPVRWVVAVPNDSPIKTIKALAGKRIATEAVGLARKFLKKNGVRAEVEYSWGATEVKAPDLCDAIMELTETGSSLRANNLRIIATVLESTTRFIANKSAWKSKWKREKISQLAMLLKGALAAETRVLLKMNAAAGKINKILPLLPSLHAPTVNALSAGGWVAVESVVEERIVREIIPKLKAAGAEGIIEIPLNKIIA; this is encoded by the coding sequence ATGAAAAAAAAACAGGAAACGAACAAAAACAACCGGAAAATCGTGCTCGGTCTTCCGAAAGGCAGTCTCCAGGATGCGACTTGTTACTTGCTGAAAAAAGCCGGTTTTACGGTGACCATCGGCCAGCGCTCCTATGTTCCGGCCATTAACGACCCGGAAATCGCCGCCCGCCTGATCCGCGCCCAGGAAATCAGCCGCTACGTGGAACAGGGCGTGCTTGACTGCGGCATCACCGGTTACGACTGGATAGTTGAAAACGGCTCGGACATCGTTGAGATCACCGATTTAATTTACGCCAAGGGGGGACTGCGCCCGGTCCGGTGGGTGGTGGCGGTGCCGAATGATTCCCCGATTAAAACCATAAAAGCCCTGGCCGGCAAACGCATTGCCACCGAGGCCGTCGGTCTGGCCAGAAAATTCCTCAAAAAAAACGGCGTGCGCGCCGAAGTTGAATACTCATGGGGCGCGACCGAAGTCAAGGCGCCGGATTTGTGCGATGCGATCATGGAATTGACCGAAACCGGCTCTTCCCTGCGGGCCAACAACCTGCGCATCATCGCCACGGTGCTGGAATCAACCACCAGGTTCATCGCCAACAAATCGGCCTGGAAATCAAAATGGAAACGCGAAAAAATCAGCCAACTTGCCATGCTTCTGAAAGGAGCGCTGGCCGCCGAAACGCGGGTGTTGCTGAAAATGAACGCCGCCGCGGGAAAAATAAACAAAATCCTTCCGCTTCTGCCCTCGCTGCACGCGCCGACCGTCAATGCCCTCAGCGCCGGCGGATGGGTGGCGGTGGAGTCGGTGGTTGAAGAACGAATCGTCCGCGAAATCATTCCGAAACTGAAGGCGGCCGGAGCGGAGGGGATCATTGAGATTCCGTTGAACAAGATCATCGCTTGA
- a CDS encoding tetratricopeptide repeat protein: MAAVAAAGLPAGCRTLFPQAGSSPGRDQGDFTRQDARMAEALANYAAGVLREGRLDSAGAVSNYLRAAELEPEIIPLYLRVAAQHIKRAENDKAIAVMEEACRVNPRSADAAIILSQVYQIINQPEKARAAARRAIEIDPANNKGYIQLASLYISGQDAREAARLLRAALPKLKEPLPVLRIIGDLHAQMAGASGAGTPDFKEAIYFYEKAAEFPADDLAYVYLQKLGDFYMTGRQIEKALECFRKIAVRDPDNVQIQQKIALCHVALGNREKALETLEKIAGRDAQNPDIYYYLGELYDSLGDRKHAIENLKAARDAEPTNPKSYLKMAVIHLRNDPQKASEILKDGLKKIPRERAFLEILVQIYLQNRQYNEALALFDQMQSNLSPDDPILRDPRFYIHYAMAAQQCRLFEKAADLYSKALEIAPDSLETRVQLAALHIRMKNPEEALALMETAVLSAPDDPAAWFFYAMICSQAGEYKQAAAAFGITEKKAQKLPDRGAAILDSSFYFNYGAAGERTGENEMAERNLAKSIELDPENSDAFNYLAYMWAEKNANLELALDYIRHALDFEPDNGAYLDTLGWILFKQEKHEEALENIQNARALMPYDPTIQEHLGDVLSALGRKTEALEAWKQSFLHGNANSAVEKKLRERGIDTGKLRRSIRNEEPFPAGPEDF, translated from the coding sequence TTGGCGGCCGTTGCCGCGGCCGGCCTGCCGGCCGGCTGCCGGACGCTTTTCCCGCAAGCCGGTTCCAGCCCCGGCCGGGACCAGGGGGACTTCACCCGGCAGGACGCCCGCATGGCCGAGGCGCTGGCCAATTATGCCGCGGGGGTTCTGCGCGAAGGCCGCTTGGATTCCGCCGGAGCGGTTTCCAACTACCTGCGGGCGGCTGAACTGGAGCCGGAAATAATACCGCTTTATCTGCGCGTGGCGGCCCAGCATATAAAACGAGCCGAGAATGACAAGGCCATTGCCGTCATGGAAGAGGCCTGCCGCGTCAATCCCCGCTCCGCCGACGCCGCCATCATTCTCTCGCAGGTTTATCAGATCATCAATCAGCCGGAAAAAGCGCGCGCGGCCGCCCGGCGCGCGATAGAAATTGACCCTGCAAACAACAAGGGTTATATCCAGCTTGCATCGCTGTATATCTCCGGCCAGGACGCGCGGGAAGCCGCGCGGCTACTGCGCGCGGCATTGCCGAAACTGAAGGAACCTCTCCCGGTTCTGCGAATAATCGGCGACCTGCACGCCCAGATGGCCGGAGCTTCCGGCGCCGGCACGCCCGACTTCAAGGAAGCGATTTATTTTTACGAGAAAGCCGCGGAGTTCCCCGCGGACGATCTCGCGTATGTTTATCTGCAAAAACTGGGTGATTTTTACATGACCGGCCGCCAGATAGAAAAGGCGCTGGAATGTTTCCGGAAAATCGCCGTCCGCGACCCGGACAACGTTCAAATCCAGCAGAAAATCGCGCTCTGTCATGTTGCCCTGGGCAACCGGGAAAAGGCGCTGGAAACGCTGGAAAAAATCGCCGGCCGGGATGCGCAAAACCCGGACATATACTATTACCTTGGAGAATTGTACGATTCACTCGGCGACCGGAAACATGCCATTGAAAACCTGAAGGCGGCGCGGGACGCGGAGCCCACCAATCCGAAATCATACCTCAAGATGGCCGTCATTCACCTGCGCAATGATCCGCAGAAAGCGAGCGAAATTCTCAAGGACGGATTAAAAAAAATCCCCAGGGAACGGGCGTTCCTTGAAATTCTCGTCCAGATTTACCTGCAAAACCGCCAGTACAACGAAGCCCTGGCGCTGTTTGACCAGATGCAGTCAAATCTTTCGCCCGATGACCCCATTCTGCGCGACCCACGTTTCTATATCCATTACGCCATGGCCGCCCAGCAATGCCGGCTCTTTGAAAAAGCCGCCGACCTGTATTCAAAAGCGCTGGAAATCGCGCCGGATTCCCTTGAAACGCGCGTCCAGCTCGCCGCGTTGCATATCCGGATGAAAAACCCGGAGGAAGCCCTTGCGCTCATGGAAACCGCCGTGCTATCCGCCCCGGACGACCCCGCCGCCTGGTTTTTTTACGCGATGATCTGCAGCCAGGCCGGCGAATACAAACAGGCCGCGGCCGCCTTCGGGATCACCGAAAAAAAAGCGCAAAAACTGCCCGATCGCGGCGCCGCGATCCTGGACTCGTCGTTTTATTTCAATTACGGCGCCGCCGGCGAACGGACCGGCGAAAACGAAATGGCTGAAAGAAATCTGGCAAAATCAATAGAGCTTGATCCGGAAAACTCTGACGCCTTCAATTACCTGGCGTACATGTGGGCCGAAAAAAACGCGAACCTTGAGTTGGCGCTTGATTACATCCGGCATGCCCTTGACTTTGAGCCCGATAACGGCGCCTATCTTGACACCCTCGGCTGGATTTTATTCAAACAGGAAAAACACGAAGAGGCATTGGAAAATATTCAAAACGCCCGGGCGCTCATGCCGTATGACCCGACCATACAGGAACACCTGGGTGATGTGTTGTCCGCGCTCGGACGGAAAACAGAGGCGCTGGAAGCCTGGAAGCAGAGTTTTCTGCACGGCAATGCCAATTCCGCGGTTGAAAAAAAACTCCGCGAACGCGGAATTGACACCGGAAAATTGCGCCGCAGCATCAGGAACGAAGAGCCCTTCCCGGCCGGTCCTGAAGATTTTTGA
- a CDS encoding choice-of-anchor Q domain-containing protein — MANNIELNPQFAGKDSGNFRLANDSPCVNSGTNQDWMTNAVDLDGSPRIRYGRVDMGAYERIHQGSVYGAR, encoded by the coding sequence ATGGCCAATAATATTGAATTAAATCCGCAGTTCGCGGGCAAGGACAGCGGTAATTTCCGGCTGGCGAACGATTCGCCCTGCGTCAATTCCGGAACAAATCAGGACTGGATGACGAACGCGGTTGATCTGGATGGCAGCCCGCGCATTCGTTACGGACGCGTTGACATGGGCGCTTATGAACGTATCCATCAGGGATCTGTCTACGGTGCGCGATAA